GTCGCGCACCGCGGCGTCGAGCGACGCCGGCGAATAGTCTCCGAGTTTGGGGACCTCGTACATGAAAGGCTCTGGAATTGTCATTCCGAGCGTAGCGAGGAATCCGCTTTTTCAAAAGCAGATTCCTCGGCCGCCTGAAGGCGGCCTCGGAATGACAATCCTAAGACTGACGACTGAAGACCGAAGACTGACGGCTGGTGCTACGCCGACTTGCTGGCCAGCGCGGCCTTGGACTGCTCGGCCAGGCCGGCAAAACCGGTCGGGTCGTGGACCGCGATGTCGGCCAGGATCTTGCGATCGAGCTCGACGCCGGACTTCTTCAGCCCGCTGATGAACTGGCTGTAGTTCATGCCGTTCTGCTTGGCGGCGGCGCCGATGCGCACGATCCACAGCGAGCGGAACTGG
This DNA window, taken from Terriglobales bacterium, encodes the following:
- the rplT gene encoding 50S ribosomal protein L20, producing the protein MPRVKRGTKRRQKRKKILERASGYFLTKSKLYRSAKESVERGLKFAYAGRRQKKRQFRSLWIVRIGAAAKQNGMNYSQFISGLKKSGVELDRKILADIAVHDPTGFAGLAEQSKAALASKSA